A stretch of the Teretinema zuelzerae genome encodes the following:
- a CDS encoding CapA family protein, giving the protein MTFSLCRIRTTLFLVPALALAALSSCRTVPGDIKQTGLSFREASAETGPEEITESTLPDSIELTFAGDIMAHTENWSMSDYSRIYQDVSSLLRNDDLTFANFETPVSNSLPLSTYPRFNVHSSYLDAAVEAGFDVFSLANNHSNDQGLAGVAETLSSFSSVHGPIYFSGLYDENRIMAPVVITKNGFRIVFIAATEILNSHDPSSKKVYYVAPTEKEREAFLQQITLWKKENPCDLFILSLHVHESEYVRDVGESRKRWSERLVDAGVDILWGHHPHVQQEWTVLDRTADTGSGLMNPLIMYSMGNFISGQRRDPDLSNPGGAREYTGDAVLLKISVSKIGENTSKIADLQAIPITTHIESDRSFVVRRFTPEFIGSLRTRRWREYYANRYALLCSYLPLLPLMLEPAILME; this is encoded by the coding sequence ATGACTTTCAGCCTCTGCAGGATCCGAACCACGCTTTTTCTAGTCCCGGCCTTGGCCTTAGCGGCGCTTTCCTCGTGCCGCACAGTTCCCGGCGATATCAAGCAAACCGGCCTATCGTTTCGCGAGGCATCGGCTGAAACCGGCCCAGAAGAAATTACCGAATCCACCCTCCCGGACTCGATCGAGCTCACGTTCGCCGGCGATATCATGGCTCATACTGAAAACTGGTCCATGTCGGATTATTCCCGCATATATCAGGATGTCTCTTCTCTATTGCGAAACGACGACCTTACCTTTGCGAATTTTGAAACGCCTGTCTCGAATTCGCTCCCCCTTTCCACTTATCCCCGTTTTAATGTTCATTCATCATATTTGGATGCCGCAGTCGAAGCCGGTTTTGATGTTTTTTCCCTGGCGAATAATCATTCCAACGACCAAGGGCTAGCTGGAGTCGCCGAAACCCTTTCGTCATTCTCTTCGGTCCATGGTCCGATATATTTTTCCGGGCTGTACGACGAGAACCGCATTATGGCTCCTGTTGTTATCACTAAAAACGGATTCCGGATTGTTTTCATTGCAGCTACCGAAATTCTTAATTCGCACGATCCCAGTTCTAAAAAGGTGTATTACGTGGCGCCGACAGAAAAAGAACGTGAAGCATTCTTACAACAAATCACCCTCTGGAAAAAGGAGAATCCCTGCGATCTTTTCATACTCTCTCTTCATGTACATGAGAGCGAGTATGTTCGAGACGTCGGCGAATCACGGAAAAGATGGTCTGAGCGTCTCGTAGATGCGGGAGTAGACATTTTATGGGGCCATCATCCCCATGTGCAGCAGGAGTGGACTGTTTTGGATAGAACAGCGGATACGGGATCGGGGCTTATGAATCCTTTGATCATGTATTCAATGGGTAACTTTATCTCCGGGCAGCGGCGGGATCCCGATCTATCAAATCCGGGAGGAGCGCGGGAATACACAGGTGACGCGGTTCTTCTCAAGATTTCGGTGAGTAAAATCGGCGAGAATACTTCTAAAATCGCCGACTTACAGGCTATACCGATTACAACGCATATCGAATCAGACAGGTCTTTCGTCGTCAGGCGGTTCACGCCTGAATTCATCGGATCCCTTCGGACTCGAAGATGGAGGGAGTATTATGCTAACAGATACGCCCTTCTTTGTTCGTATCTTCCGTTGTTGCCCCTGATGCTTGAACCGGCTATACTTATGGAATGA
- a CDS encoding helicase-related protein, whose translation MKPQELPVYQQKKRILDMLEQSQVIVVESPTGSGKTTQLPIILHEAGYSSHGMIGVTQPRRIAALSVSEFISKQLGTPMPGFVGYKMRFEDKTDSSTKIKIMTDGILLQEMKLDPWLSKYSVLMVDEAHERSLNIDFILGLLKRVLAERHDFKVIVSSATINTGLFSEYFDNCPVVSIDAITYPVTVIYDPPALPVSGGSLAAEEALMEKITQITSRILSDGRSGDILVFLPGERAIKNCIERLSAEPWYRKLYILPLYGRLGKEEQERVFDMPPFGKRKMIISTNIAETSVTINGITSVLDSGLAKLNFYNPHTFTSSLVEVPVSKASCNQRRGRAGRTREGTCYRLYERNDFEARPQYTTEEIYRTDLSEVVLRMAELGITDFDQFDFISSPGREGIIGAVETLNLLGALGPDRSLSKIGEMMCLFPLPPRQSRIIVEAVLQYPSVVEEVLIATAFLSAQSPFILPQGKEMEARKAHHGFRDSSGDFVSFLRIFRMHRMAKNRSKFCEISYLDERVMAEISNIKDQLEMIVSDMGIPILSGGSTDEYLSCISAGMVQFVCIRDGKDSFRSLTAERIQIHPGSCMYRENPQYIVAGEIVRTSRMYAMSVSPLTKAQVERIQPGLSQKLSGGYKASKTVDQRSDASLSTQRKGKKAGGKETQRDSGKAETEGVTFGGEFFALSRVKGKKELALPLEQFRNALKSVDTANSHTAQISGLRGKLILGSHELLAGEKMDLIIRIATTFDLAKADEKSWPRRENFVCAERPLELIDNLKWLFHVAVAKQKSKELGFICLFHDGNGTYWFKCSRGFHTALNETISSLEALIDELPGNLDDKSKNVVSDMYRKLNSFFA comes from the coding sequence ATGAAACCACAAGAACTGCCGGTATATCAACAGAAAAAACGCATCCTCGACATGCTTGAGCAAAGCCAGGTCATAGTCGTGGAAAGTCCCACCGGTTCCGGTAAAACGACTCAGCTTCCGATCATCCTGCATGAAGCAGGCTATTCTTCCCATGGAATGATAGGGGTTACGCAGCCAAGGCGCATCGCAGCCCTTTCCGTCAGCGAATTCATTTCCAAACAACTCGGCACTCCGATGCCCGGCTTTGTCGGTTATAAAATGCGCTTCGAGGATAAAACCGATTCGTCTACCAAAATCAAGATAATGACCGACGGCATTTTGCTTCAGGAAATGAAGCTCGATCCATGGCTCAGCAAATACTCTGTTCTCATGGTTGATGAAGCCCACGAACGCAGCCTGAACATCGATTTCATTCTCGGCTTGTTAAAGCGCGTCCTGGCCGAGCGTCATGATTTTAAGGTTATCGTTTCTTCGGCGACGATTAACACCGGCTTATTTTCCGAGTATTTCGATAATTGTCCCGTCGTGAGCATAGACGCTATAACGTATCCGGTAACAGTAATTTACGATCCCCCTGCGCTTCCCGTCTCCGGCGGCAGTCTCGCGGCCGAAGAAGCGCTCATGGAAAAAATCACCCAAATAACCTCGCGTATATTAAGCGACGGCCGCTCGGGAGACATACTCGTATTTCTTCCCGGAGAGAGAGCCATTAAAAATTGCATCGAAAGACTGTCCGCGGAACCCTGGTATAGAAAACTGTACATACTTCCTCTATACGGCCGCTTGGGAAAAGAAGAACAGGAGCGGGTCTTCGATATGCCTCCGTTCGGAAAACGGAAAATGATCATTTCAACGAATATCGCTGAAACATCGGTTACCATCAACGGGATCACCAGCGTGCTTGATTCCGGATTGGCGAAGCTTAATTTTTATAATCCCCACACCTTTACTTCCAGCCTTGTCGAGGTTCCCGTCTCTAAAGCTTCCTGCAACCAACGGCGCGGACGGGCGGGACGCACAAGGGAAGGAACTTGCTACCGGTTGTACGAGCGCAACGACTTCGAAGCCCGTCCTCAGTATACGACCGAGGAAATATATCGCACCGATCTTTCGGAAGTAGTGCTCCGGATGGCGGAACTCGGCATTACCGACTTCGACCAATTCGACTTCATATCGTCTCCCGGCCGGGAAGGGATTATCGGAGCCGTAGAAACTTTGAACCTATTAGGCGCGCTCGGCCCGGATCGGAGCTTATCCAAAATCGGCGAGATGATGTGCCTCTTCCCGCTCCCTCCAAGGCAGTCCCGCATTATCGTGGAAGCCGTGCTGCAATATCCTTCAGTGGTCGAGGAAGTGCTGATAGCGACTGCGTTTCTTTCGGCGCAAAGCCCCTTCATCCTTCCACAGGGAAAGGAAATGGAGGCTCGAAAAGCGCATCACGGGTTCAGGGATTCATCAGGCGACTTTGTTTCTTTCCTGCGCATATTTCGCATGCATCGAATGGCAAAAAACCGTTCGAAATTCTGCGAAATCAGCTATCTCGACGAACGGGTTATGGCGGAAATTTCGAATATCAAAGATCAGCTCGAAATGATCGTCTCGGATATGGGCATTCCTATTCTGTCCGGCGGATCCACCGATGAATATCTTTCCTGCATTTCTGCAGGCATGGTTCAATTCGTCTGCATCAGGGACGGAAAAGACTCCTTCAGAAGCCTGACTGCTGAACGAATTCAAATACATCCGGGTTCCTGCATGTACAGGGAGAATCCGCAATACATCGTAGCCGGCGAGATAGTACGCACTTCAAGAATGTATGCGATGTCCGTCTCTCCTTTGACGAAGGCCCAGGTAGAACGCATTCAGCCAGGCTTGTCGCAAAAGCTCTCCGGCGGATATAAAGCCTCTAAAACGGTCGATCAGCGAAGCGACGCAAGCCTGTCAACGCAGAGAAAGGGAAAAAAGGCAGGCGGAAAGGAAACGCAGAGGGACTCGGGCAAAGCTGAAACTGAAGGCGTTACATTCGGCGGAGAGTTTTTCGCACTGTCCCGCGTAAAGGGGAAAAAAGAGCTGGCTTTGCCGCTTGAGCAGTTCCGGAACGCGTTAAAATCCGTAGATACCGCAAATTCGCATACTGCCCAGATCTCGGGTCTCAGAGGAAAGCTTATTCTCGGGTCGCATGAGCTTCTGGCCGGCGAAAAAATGGATTTGATCATCCGCATCGCCACCACCTTCGATCTGGCGAAAGCAGACGAGAAGTCCTGGCCTCGCAGGGAGAATTTCGTCTGCGCCGAGAGGCCTCTTGAACTGATAGACAACCTTAAATGGCTTTTTCATGTTGCTGTCGCGAAACAGAAAAGCAAGGAACTCGGGTTTATCTGTCTTTTCCATGACGGAAACGGAACGTATTGGTTCAAATGTTCGCGGGGATTCCATACAGCGCTCAATGAAACAATATCAAGCCTGGAAGCGTTGATCGACGAGCTGCCCGGGAATTTGGATGATAAATCAAAGAACGTCGTCAGCGATATGTACAGGAAATTAAACAGCTTTTTCGCGTGA
- the hemW gene encoding radical SAM family heme chaperone HemW, giving the protein MDTSLYIHIPFCKSKCDYCDFYSLDSRNLDKDGFGSIGKKVVDALGSQITDIADTFSVNSWKTVYIGGGTPSLLSPTEIISLGEILRKTISVKPFTTDEWTIEANPEDLTSEWLNACTEAGITRLSLGIQSMDTGILKSVGRRGTRESNLKALELVAAAWKGDVSLDLIAGLPGQTPDGLRRDLDELFAYNPDHFSLYSLTIEDGTPMASKNKRGLIHNLPDDDESASIWIQGRDALEKKGYHQYEVSNFSKPMKESIHNTAYWEMDGWLAAGPSSSATIIRADATAQRYTVERNLQKWLKSPCSPGETELINRKDLFIEHMLMGFRQVRGLSRTKTFERFGLDPVISLKETIASWTDRHLLQPIGDRIALTGEGLLFLNSFLADCIDEVSREKAV; this is encoded by the coding sequence ATGGATACATCTCTTTACATTCACATCCCCTTCTGTAAAAGCAAATGCGACTATTGCGATTTTTATTCGCTTGATTCAAGAAATCTCGATAAAGACGGCTTCGGTTCGATCGGGAAGAAAGTCGTGGATGCTCTTGGAAGTCAAATTACGGATATCGCCGATACATTTTCCGTTAACTCATGGAAAACAGTGTATATCGGCGGAGGCACGCCGAGCCTTCTTAGCCCGACAGAAATAATCTCTCTCGGCGAGATACTACGAAAAACAATATCGGTAAAACCCTTTACAACGGACGAATGGACAATCGAAGCGAATCCAGAAGACCTTACGAGCGAATGGCTTAATGCATGTACAGAAGCTGGAATTACGCGGCTGTCGCTTGGAATTCAATCCATGGATACCGGAATTCTCAAGTCCGTCGGCAGACGGGGAACGCGAGAAAGCAATTTGAAAGCATTGGAGCTCGTTGCTGCCGCATGGAAAGGGGATGTATCGCTGGATTTAATAGCGGGACTTCCCGGGCAAACACCGGACGGATTACGGCGAGACCTTGATGAGCTGTTCGCGTATAATCCTGATCATTTTTCCTTGTATTCTTTGACCATTGAAGACGGCACCCCGATGGCCAGTAAGAACAAGAGAGGATTGATTCACAATCTTCCCGACGATGATGAAAGCGCGTCAATTTGGATTCAGGGAAGAGATGCCCTAGAAAAAAAGGGCTACCATCAATACGAGGTTTCAAATTTCTCGAAACCTATGAAGGAAAGCATACATAATACCGCATATTGGGAAATGGACGGATGGCTTGCCGCAGGTCCGTCTTCGAGCGCGACGATAATTCGAGCCGATGCGACCGCTCAACGATATACTGTCGAGCGGAATCTGCAAAAATGGCTGAAAAGTCCCTGTTCGCCCGGAGAAACCGAGCTAATAAATCGCAAAGACTTATTTATTGAACATATGTTGATGGGATTCAGGCAAGTTCGGGGATTATCCAGAACTAAAACCTTCGAGAGATTCGGGCTCGATCCCGTGATTTCGCTTAAAGAAACGATCGCGTCCTGGACCGATCGACACCTCCTTCAACCGATCGGCGACAGAATCGCTTTGACCGGAGAAGGACTGCTCTTTTTAAATTCGTTTTTAGCAGACTGCATCGACGAAGTCTCACGCGAAAAAGCTGTTTAA
- the lepB gene encoding signal peptidase I has product MPAKWHKYSYSAQRDERRSLLSIFGVFLLLGIVFFVIHVNLFAMIEIHTSVLEPTLSERDRIIATPLYNGSNKNTIIPLISPKRGDLAVISPAYPHELPLPLAVLDSAVAFLSLQRYHPFLSSDVQAEKSLVRRIVGLPGDAIYLDKGVLHIRPANAAHFLTEFELAERDYEVIIQNLPKTWTNDLPFSGSFTEITLSDSEYFVMNDNRSLYADSRIWGPISADRIQSKVLFRYWPFDRFGQP; this is encoded by the coding sequence ATGCCGGCAAAATGGCATAAATACTCATATTCCGCTCAACGAGACGAGCGCAGGTCTTTGTTATCGATATTCGGAGTTTTTCTGCTTCTCGGAATCGTTTTTTTTGTGATTCATGTGAATTTATTCGCAATGATAGAAATCCATACTTCAGTATTGGAACCGACTTTATCAGAAAGAGACAGAATCATCGCGACGCCGCTCTATAATGGAAGCAATAAAAATACGATTATACCGCTTATTTCTCCGAAAAGAGGGGATCTTGCGGTAATTTCACCGGCTTATCCTCATGAACTTCCGCTGCCGCTTGCGGTTCTCGACTCCGCCGTTGCTTTTTTGTCGCTTCAGAGGTACCATCCATTTCTTTCATCGGATGTACAGGCCGAAAAGTCGCTTGTTCGGAGAATAGTAGGACTCCCTGGTGACGCCATCTACCTTGATAAGGGAGTTCTGCATATCAGACCTGCGAATGCAGCTCATTTTCTCACCGAATTCGAGTTGGCAGAAAGAGACTATGAAGTAATCATACAGAATTTGCCTAAAACCTGGACTAATGATTTGCCGTTTTCAGGCAGTTTTACGGAAATAACTTTGAGCGATTCCGAATATTTCGTGATGAACGATAATCGATCCTTGTACGCCGATTCGCGCATATGGGGGCCGATTTCTGCGGACAGGATTCAGTCGAAAGTTCTTTTCAGATATTGGCCGTTTGATCGCTTCGGGCAGCCGTAA
- the smpB gene encoding SsrA-binding protein SmpB: MKDSAVKILAQNRKARFNYAIDDSIECGIVLEGTEVKSVRAGNLSFPDSFAEIRNGEIWLMNFHITPYVYSSIFNHDPDRPKKLLLHKDEIKRLIRKVEEKGFTLIPLDVYLKKGRIKVQLGICKGKKLFDKRSDIRDRDVQREMQREFRKHIDG, encoded by the coding sequence ATGAAAGACTCTGCCGTAAAGATACTGGCTCAAAATAGAAAAGCTCGATTCAATTATGCCATCGATGATTCAATAGAGTGCGGAATCGTTCTTGAAGGCACTGAGGTGAAATCAGTTCGCGCCGGAAATCTCTCTTTTCCCGATTCCTTCGCGGAGATTCGAAATGGCGAAATCTGGCTTATGAATTTCCATATAACGCCCTATGTATATTCTTCCATATTCAATCATGATCCTGACAGGCCAAAGAAATTATTATTGCATAAAGACGAGATTAAACGTTTGATCCGCAAGGTAGAAGAAAAGGGATTCACCTTGATTCCGTTGGATGTATATTTAAAAAAAGGCAGAATAAAGGTTCAGCTTGGTATCTGTAAGGGTAAAAAGTTGTTTGATAAACGTTCGGACATACGTGATCGAGATGTTCAACGTGAGATGCAGCGGGAATTCCGCAAGCATATTGACGGATAA
- a CDS encoding TP0183 family DNA metabolism protein, whose translation MTRAQSYTLLFILFACFYADLFGQGLPVVAVYSLQYENTPTTVVKTVNDIVFSFIREQRNYRIIDLRNEPLREDLSVPEGSDFLFYGTLLSRSDGMKLELVLKGGVDQTTRIISRVYENSNKILLESRLLVRDLFDRSIALPDPPSPDETLSASTQQSSNVLIAPKQDEPYSLKKVTDLDSLSGSWQGESGIEKIMILRGGRGVAVLESGISISLELIRGENELIIRQKGSVHIRQFLDLPDAVARQAVSIVPPLEWRFLSTEDDSKLIGTSFGVVIKHDGKNILTMEPKQEKIEWSRAYR comes from the coding sequence ATGACCAGAGCCCAGTCTTACACACTACTTTTTATCCTCTTTGCTTGTTTTTACGCAGATTTATTCGGTCAGGGTCTGCCTGTTGTCGCCGTGTATTCATTACAGTATGAAAATACTCCAACAACCGTCGTAAAGACGGTCAACGACATCGTTTTTTCGTTCATACGCGAGCAACGCAATTACAGAATCATCGATTTGCGTAACGAACCGTTGCGGGAGGACTTATCAGTTCCGGAAGGTTCCGATTTCCTGTTTTATGGAACACTTCTCTCCCGTTCCGACGGTATGAAGCTTGAGCTCGTTCTGAAAGGCGGTGTTGATCAGACCACTAGAATCATTTCGAGGGTGTATGAAAATTCAAACAAAATTCTATTGGAGTCGAGATTATTAGTAAGAGATCTCTTTGATCGATCAATCGCTCTTCCCGACCCTCCTTCTCCGGACGAAACTCTTTCTGCATCGACTCAACAGTCCTCAAACGTGCTCATAGCTCCGAAACAGGATGAACCGTATTCGCTAAAAAAAGTTACCGATCTCGATTCTCTGTCAGGTTCCTGGCAAGGGGAATCCGGAATTGAAAAGATAATGATTCTGCGCGGCGGTCGGGGCGTTGCCGTTTTGGAAAGCGGCATATCTATTTCTTTGGAATTGATTCGCGGTGAAAATGAGTTGATAATCCGGCAAAAAGGTTCTGTTCATATACGGCAGTTTTTGGACCTGCCCGACGCAGTCGCCCGCCAGGCTGTTTCAATCGTACCTCCCTTGGAATGGAGGTTTCTTTCGACAGAAGACGATTCAAAACTGATTGGAACAAGTTTCGGAGTCGTTATTAAACATGACGGAAAGAATATTTTAACCATGGAGCCGAAACAGGAAAAAATCGAATGGTCGAGAGCTTATCGCTGA
- a CDS encoding septum formation initiator family protein, which translates to MKRFRFIIPFFCGTFVYTALLMTVGPKGFLPMSHLQKEAETMKEHISSLKTMNEELAAQVKNLSANPDTIAVYAHELGYIAEGERLIKLSGFIGGIDRNLHPGTLITRVKPIFLEDWICKTAGIATGLMALAISIVYFLKKNQR; encoded by the coding sequence ATGAAACGTTTTCGATTTATTATTCCCTTTTTTTGCGGGACTTTTGTATATACAGCGTTATTGATGACTGTAGGGCCGAAAGGTTTTCTTCCTATGAGTCATCTTCAAAAAGAAGCCGAAACTATGAAAGAACATATTTCCTCGCTTAAAACCATGAATGAGGAACTTGCAGCGCAGGTAAAAAATCTTTCAGCGAATCCCGACACGATAGCCGTCTATGCCCATGAACTCGGCTATATTGCAGAAGGCGAACGGTTGATTAAACTTTCCGGATTCATAGGCGGAATTGATAGAAACTTGCACCCCGGAACTCTTATAACACGGGTTAAACCGATATTCCTGGAAGATTGGATATGCAAAACAGCCGGTATCGCAACTGGGTTAATGGCCCTCGCCATCAGTATAGTATACTTTCTAAAAAAAAATCAGCGATAA
- a CDS encoding motility associated factor glycosyltransferase family protein: protein MSSAASSAKRIHSAYNPAQEAERYARQSLPSYNPLFIVLSEPGESWLACEYRKLVPDATLIVLRYTNDMFLDSDALWDYVWRPSHPVSTHVFLQSLIPEEMLSATLFLPWKPADALWPRESSMVWAEIAGFIKLQQSQLQTRGIFGRAWFRNMLKNALHIETIVDSTLSNRDVFLAAAGPSLEKSFAAYADSLYLCSTASALSFFSYNKKIPDMCISTDAGYWAREHFQDLPAATILAIPLEAAVPASTLERNPVMVLNFGTSLENSIIRSSGFISKPAERNGTVMGTAASFLLRQTEGSVYAAGLDLSTGLSFSHARPHASDSRSRQSSRVNPFSTYLYERNRASFSLEAYASWFSSRNESFKKRFKRLRPCPFDIPGIASVEAPLPREAEYCANRNSISYIPVLSKSQRASNMRELLDSMKNQLMTIGDPINITEIMFSNQIDDEYRSLVEAIEFSSFGEYLRLIKESRARDSSRYHETAASMVRRTITEIDSLSARLLV, encoded by the coding sequence ATGTCCTCGGCAGCATCATCGGCGAAACGAATCCATTCGGCGTATAATCCTGCCCAGGAGGCCGAACGATACGCAAGACAATCCCTTCCCTCCTATAATCCTCTTTTTATTGTACTATCCGAACCTGGAGAATCTTGGCTTGCCTGCGAATATAGAAAGCTTGTTCCGGACGCAACCCTTATCGTATTGCGGTATACGAACGACATGTTTCTTGATTCCGATGCGCTGTGGGATTATGTCTGGCGTCCCTCGCATCCTGTTTCAACACATGTTTTTCTTCAGAGTCTTATTCCAGAAGAGATGCTTTCTGCAACGCTTTTTCTTCCGTGGAAACCCGCCGATGCACTCTGGCCTCGGGAATCCTCAATGGTATGGGCTGAAATCGCGGGTTTCATAAAGCTCCAGCAAAGCCAGCTTCAAACTAGAGGAATTTTCGGCAGAGCATGGTTTCGAAATATGCTAAAAAACGCATTGCATATTGAAACGATAGTAGATTCGACTTTGTCGAATAGGGATGTTTTTTTGGCCGCCGCAGGTCCGAGTCTTGAAAAATCTTTCGCTGCATATGCGGATTCCTTATATCTGTGTTCAACGGCGTCGGCTCTCTCGTTTTTCTCCTACAACAAAAAGATTCCCGACATGTGCATATCAACTGACGCTGGTTATTGGGCCCGGGAACATTTTCAAGATCTTCCTGCAGCCACGATTCTCGCGATTCCTCTCGAAGCAGCCGTTCCCGCTTCAACGCTTGAAAGGAATCCTGTGATGGTGCTGAATTTCGGAACCAGTCTTGAAAATTCGATTATTAGGTCATCGGGATTTATATCAAAGCCTGCCGAAAGAAACGGCACGGTTATGGGAACAGCGGCTTCCTTTTTACTACGCCAAACAGAGGGTTCCGTGTATGCGGCAGGATTGGACCTGTCTACGGGTCTGTCCTTTTCCCATGCCCGGCCCCATGCATCCGATTCTCGTTCCAGACAATCAAGCCGCGTAAATCCGTTTTCAACTTATCTTTACGAACGAAACCGTGCTTCTTTTTCTCTTGAAGCATACGCCTCATGGTTTTCTTCCCGCAATGAATCTTTCAAAAAGCGTTTTAAGCGCCTGCGTCCATGTCCGTTCGATATTCCCGGAATTGCATCAGTTGAGGCGCCGCTTCCACGCGAAGCGGAATACTGTGCGAATCGTAACTCGATTTCTTATATACCTGTTTTATCAAAATCGCAACGTGCCTCGAATATGCGTGAGTTGCTGGACAGCATGAAGAATCAATTGATGACCATCGGGGATCCTATTAACATAACCGAAATCATGTTTTCTAATCAAATTGATGACGAATATCGCTCGCTTGTCGAAGCAATTGAATTTAGTTCGTTCGGTGAATATCTGCGATTGATTAAGGAATCACGCGCCCGCGATTCTTCACGGTATCATGAAACAGCTGCATCCATGGTTCGCCGGACAATAACAGAAATTGATTCACTCTCCGCGAGGCTATTGGTATGA
- a CDS encoding motility associated factor glycosyltransferase family protein translates to MHWFPALSPRFRLITLRSWKEFFPEASITALDGINGALARISSDYSVQAHFGRLWFRNALMNIAQMDSSNNSIPHIDAQKEAVIAAAGPGLEKWLPRLRENRDRYAIFATDTSWGSLDNAGIEPDYFISIDGQNVSLSHVMNSLPASTIVFVDLCANPGVLRETKKAGCRCFITGGGHPLIQSTDLRNSLPPIDTSSGTVALAARSIAYSLGFTSVVLAGADFCYPLGKAYARGTYLYDKFSAQATRLIPSESLWTGLLFRTEVASLNDSNLRTYRTAVLDSYEEAAKNPQKMHDWNKNSFIPFSKERFFSSLKQGISRLTVSSSHEDPYLRSLLPLIAWARSFGDTKITEKKAPDPIESSIILALDLIERYT, encoded by the coding sequence TTGCATTGGTTTCCCGCCCTTTCGCCCCGGTTTCGTTTAATAACTCTTCGTTCGTGGAAAGAATTCTTCCCTGAAGCGTCGATAACGGCTCTTGACGGCATCAATGGAGCCCTTGCGCGTATATCATCCGATTATTCAGTTCAGGCTCATTTCGGCCGGTTGTGGTTTCGAAACGCTCTGATGAATATCGCCCAGATGGATTCCAGCAACAATAGCATTCCGCATATCGACGCACAAAAAGAGGCCGTTATCGCAGCCGCAGGACCAGGTTTGGAAAAATGGCTTCCGCGACTCAGGGAGAACCGGGACCGCTACGCAATTTTTGCTACCGATACTTCTTGGGGCAGTCTCGATAACGCCGGCATAGAACCGGATTATTTCATAAGCATCGACGGCCAGAATGTATCACTATCTCATGTGATGAATTCATTGCCGGCAAGTACTATCGTCTTTGTCGATCTGTGCGCTAATCCCGGAGTCCTGCGCGAAACGAAAAAAGCGGGATGCAGATGCTTCATAACCGGCGGCGGCCATCCGCTGATTCAATCGACGGATTTACGGAACAGTCTGCCCCCTATCGATACGTCTTCAGGGACAGTCGCATTGGCCGCAAGGAGCATAGCGTATTCTCTCGGTTTTACATCCGTTGTTCTAGCCGGCGCGGATTTTTGTTATCCTCTTGGAAAGGCCTACGCACGGGGCACGTATCTGTACGACAAATTTTCAGCTCAAGCGACTAGACTGATTCCTTCTGAATCGTTGTGGACCGGTCTGTTGTTCCGTACGGAAGTCGCCTCGCTGAACGATTCGAACCTTCGTACTTATCGGACTGCTGTTCTTGATTCTTACGAAGAGGCAGCGAAAAATCCTCAAAAAATGCACGACTGGAATAAGAACAGTTTTATACCGTTCAGCAAAGAACGTTTTTTTTCTTCTCTTAAGCAGGGCATTTCAAGATTGACCGTATCTTCTTCGCATGAAGATCCGTATCTTCGTTCCCTGTTGCCGTTGATTGCTTGGGCTCGATCATTCGGAGATACTAAAATAACTGAAAAAAAAGCGCCGGATCCGATAGAGAGCTCGATAATTCTTGCGCTTGATTTGATTGAGAGATATACTTGA